Part of the Mytilus edulis chromosome 9, xbMytEdul2.2, whole genome shotgun sequence genome, GAACTCCATCGTCAGAATATAGCGCTGGATGACGGTCGTCAAAATCTGGATATTTGATAACGTATCCTCCATGTTGGAGTATATCAGATCTCACTCCCCTATTTATTCTCTTTCTTGTAACTTCCATGGCATGGTCATCGCTTGAGTAACGCCATGAACGCCTGGGAAGAATGCTTGACCATATAAGAGAGCAATTTGGGAGCATTTGAGACAGAATTGCTATTGTGAATTTAATGTGATATAGCAGAGCACCACATGGTACATTTCCTATGTCATTTCCACCACAATGCAATATCAACGCATGTGGAATTTTGCTGCATAAATTGATTATGCTGTTAACGGTGCCAACAACATCGTCCCATTTCATACCAGATTTGCCTGCCCATCGCAAAaaccaattattattttttaaaagacctAAATTACTATCTGAAGGTCTGTTCTCTGAGTGATCACGAGCACTGCATATTATTGAAG contains:
- the LOC139488107 gene encoding uncharacterized protein; translation: MPRIGRRRNRNGRVRVPVVEAQPPERRGGRRNRAVAAPGIQDVGAVVGEVQAPLPQPIQAPLPIERQPALQGPVTPALNVQASFAQVEIPAPVPMPNQNSCLSNEIWIIGSSIICSARDHSENRPSDSNLGLLKNNNWFLRWAGKSGMKWDDVVGTVNSIINLCSKIPHALILHCGGNDIGNVPCGALLYHIKFTIAILSQMLPNCSLIWSSILPRRSWRYSSDDHAMEVTRKRINRGVRSDILQHGGYVIKYPDFDDRHPALYSDDGVHLSFIGNDIFLNQIQSALETFIKYPHCVVFPHDHL